One window of Labilithrix sp. genomic DNA carries:
- a CDS encoding cadmium resistance transporter, protein MIASSELLATFVKGVVVFASTNVDDVVLLTVLFADPTLRPRAVVGGQVLGIAVLVGASVAVAAFAVAVPARWISLVGIVPLALGLYKGVEVLRARGVDEGGPPKERLAGASQVLAVAAVTIANGGDNLGVYVPLFAVERRHLFVYVPVFAVMTALWCALAFRLVDNQAVRSKVRRYGRVVLPIVLVLLGLQILAGGQGGGRIPLFGRGSTFGPPNVVASARFTIAG, encoded by the coding sequence GTGATCGCTTCAAGCGAGCTCCTGGCGACGTTCGTGAAAGGTGTCGTCGTCTTCGCGAGCACTAACGTCGACGACGTCGTGCTCCTCACGGTCCTCTTCGCGGATCCGACGCTGCGGCCGCGCGCGGTCGTCGGCGGGCAGGTCCTCGGGATCGCCGTCCTCGTCGGCGCGAGCGTGGCGGTGGCCGCCTTCGCCGTCGCGGTCCCCGCGCGATGGATCTCGCTCGTCGGGATCGTTCCGCTCGCGCTCGGGCTGTACAAAGGCGTCGAGGTCCTTCGCGCGCGCGGCGTGGACGAGGGCGGGCCGCCGAAGGAGCGGCTCGCCGGTGCGTCGCAGGTCCTCGCCGTCGCGGCGGTGACGATCGCGAACGGCGGCGACAACCTCGGCGTGTACGTCCCGCTCTTCGCGGTCGAGCGACGGCACCTCTTCGTCTACGTCCCCGTCTTCGCGGTGATGACCGCGCTCTGGTGCGCGCTCGCGTTCCGCCTCGTCGACAACCAAGCGGTGAGGAGCAAGGTCCGGCGCTACGGGCGCGTCGTCCTGCCGATCGTCCTCGTCCTCCTCGGGCTCCAGATCCTGGCGGGAGGTCAGGGCGGCGGGAGGATCCCGCTCTTCGGACGTGGATCCACCTTCGGTCCGCCGAACGTCGTCGCGAGCGCGAGGTTCACGATCGCGGGGTAG
- a CDS encoding CDP-alcohol phosphatidyltransferase family protein, whose amino-acid sequence MSVYAARDLVRVPGLISFTRLPLAVVFAAHVRNAPIALGALALAGLSDVLDGWVARRFHQETPAGAVLDAVTDKLFVGVVAVALVVSGALTLTEALLLGVRDVGELAIALRLAAKDWHTLFRPHPHAPFGKLTTLLQFGAVIAAVVRWPGLHVLAGATAIAGVLATVSYWRAEGRTEDRIGHA is encoded by the coding sequence ATGTCCGTCTATGCCGCGCGCGATCTCGTCCGGGTGCCCGGGCTCATCAGCTTCACGCGCCTGCCGCTCGCCGTCGTCTTCGCCGCCCACGTCCGGAACGCGCCGATCGCGCTCGGCGCCCTCGCGCTCGCGGGCCTCTCCGACGTGCTCGACGGCTGGGTCGCGCGCCGCTTCCACCAGGAGACCCCCGCCGGCGCGGTGCTCGACGCGGTCACGGACAAGCTGTTCGTCGGCGTCGTCGCCGTCGCGCTCGTCGTCTCCGGCGCGCTCACGCTCACTGAGGCCCTTTTGCTCGGGGTGCGCGACGTGGGCGAGCTCGCGATCGCGCTCCGCCTCGCGGCGAAGGACTGGCACACGCTCTTCCGGCCGCACCCGCACGCGCCGTTCGGCAAGCTGACGACGTTGCTCCAGTTCGGCGCGGTCATCGCGGCGGTCGTGCGCTGGCCCGGCCTCCACGTCCTCGCCGGCGCGACCGCGATCGCGGGCGTGCTCGCGACGGTGAGCTACTGGCGAGCGGAGGGCCGGACGGAGGATAGAATCGGCCACGCATGA
- the nudC gene encoding NAD(+) diphosphatase translates to MNFVPQVDPTHAHARRTWFVVHPKGLVARRDGERIVFPSDEDVAALGLDAKDAHRLGSLDDTDALVVPIAGRIEAPFELFALRALAAMLDASLFGVAGRAMHTADWLTTSRFCGRCGTKTAPHDSERAMACPTCRLHLYPRISPAIITLVRKGDLALLASNAKFPGVFYSTLAGFAEIGESLEETLVREVREESGVTVGDVRYFGSQPWPFPNSLMIAFTAEWRAGEIAIDPTELSDAKWFAIDDLPMIPPPLSIARQLIDAWIADVRARRSGASS, encoded by the coding sequence ATGAATTTCGTCCCGCAGGTGGACCCGACGCACGCGCACGCGCGACGGACGTGGTTCGTGGTCCATCCCAAAGGCCTCGTCGCGCGGCGCGACGGCGAGCGCATCGTCTTCCCGTCCGACGAGGACGTCGCGGCGCTCGGCCTCGACGCGAAGGACGCGCATCGCCTCGGCTCGCTCGACGACACCGACGCGCTCGTCGTCCCCATCGCCGGCCGCATCGAGGCGCCGTTCGAGCTCTTCGCGCTCCGCGCGCTCGCGGCGATGCTCGACGCGTCGCTCTTCGGCGTGGCGGGCCGCGCGATGCACACCGCCGACTGGCTCACGACGAGCCGCTTCTGCGGGCGCTGCGGGACGAAGACGGCGCCGCACGACAGCGAGCGCGCGATGGCGTGTCCGACCTGCAGGCTCCATCTCTACCCGCGCATCTCTCCCGCGATCATCACGCTCGTCCGCAAAGGCGACCTCGCGTTGCTCGCGTCGAACGCGAAGTTCCCCGGCGTCTTTTACAGCACGCTCGCGGGCTTCGCGGAGATCGGCGAGTCGCTCGAAGAGACGCTCGTGCGCGAGGTGCGGGAGGAGTCCGGCGTCACGGTCGGAGACGTCCGCTACTTCGGGAGCCAGCCGTGGCCGTTCCCGAACTCGCTCATGATCGCCTTCACCGCGGAGTGGCGCGCGGGAGAGATCGCGATCGATCCGACCGAGCTGTCCGACGCGAAGTGGTTCGCGATCGACGATCTGCCGATGATCCCGCCTCCTCTCAGCATCGCGCGCCAGCTCATCGACGCGTGGATCGCCGACGTCCGCGCGCGGCGGTCGGGCGCGTCGTCCTGA
- a CDS encoding PQQ-dependent sugar dehydrogenase, translating to MAGAACAPSDATEESASELNATANDDPWGPRSVLPSGTPVENRPPNASSQRPAFRGQTRSPGDRTNVAFDVRVTASGLSRPWAIAFLPDGAKLVTERPGRMRIIAENGALSEPLAGLPAIAARGQGGLLDVVLAPSFAETSQIYFTYSEPRTGGNGLVLARAKLVRGATPSLTNVESIWRMTQTSSSSVHFGSRIVFDRDGHVFVTVGERGVSNGAGNARDLGSSYGKVIRLNLDGSIPLDNPYVNRPGALPEVFSSGHRNPQSAALHPKTGQLWTVEHGARGGDEVNIIRPGKDYGWPTVTYGIDYSGATIGSGVTAAAGIEQPVYYWDPVIAPAGAAFYDAAAFPAWRGSLFVGGLAGEHLVRLTISEDRVVGEERLLTARRARIRDVRVGPAGTIFVSDETNGQILELVPRGS from the coding sequence GTGGCGGGAGCCGCTTGTGCACCGAGCGATGCGACGGAGGAGTCGGCCTCCGAGCTGAACGCGACGGCGAACGACGATCCGTGGGGGCCGCGCTCCGTGCTGCCGAGCGGCACACCGGTGGAGAACCGTCCGCCGAACGCTTCGAGTCAGCGACCGGCATTTCGCGGGCAGACGCGCTCCCCCGGCGATCGCACGAACGTCGCCTTCGACGTGCGCGTCACGGCGAGCGGCCTCTCGCGGCCGTGGGCGATCGCGTTCCTCCCCGACGGCGCGAAGCTCGTGACCGAGCGGCCGGGCCGGATGCGCATCATCGCGGAGAACGGCGCCCTCTCCGAGCCGCTCGCCGGGCTCCCCGCGATCGCGGCGCGCGGCCAGGGAGGTTTGCTCGACGTCGTGCTCGCGCCGTCGTTCGCAGAGACCTCGCAGATCTACTTCACGTACTCCGAGCCGCGGACCGGCGGCAACGGCCTCGTCCTCGCCCGCGCGAAGCTGGTGCGCGGCGCGACCCCGTCGCTCACGAACGTCGAGTCGATCTGGCGCATGACGCAGACGAGCAGCTCGAGCGTCCACTTCGGCTCGCGCATCGTGTTCGATCGCGACGGCCACGTCTTCGTCACCGTCGGCGAGCGCGGCGTGAGCAACGGCGCCGGCAACGCGCGCGATCTCGGAAGCTCCTACGGCAAGGTGATCCGCCTCAACCTCGACGGCAGCATCCCGCTCGACAACCCGTACGTGAATCGTCCGGGCGCGCTCCCGGAGGTGTTCTCGAGCGGTCACCGCAACCCGCAGTCGGCCGCGCTCCACCCGAAGACAGGCCAGCTCTGGACGGTCGAGCACGGGGCGCGGGGCGGCGACGAGGTCAACATCATCCGCCCCGGCAAGGACTACGGCTGGCCGACGGTGACGTACGGCATCGACTACTCCGGCGCGACGATCGGTTCCGGCGTCACGGCCGCCGCCGGCATCGAGCAGCCGGTCTACTACTGGGATCCCGTCATCGCGCCGGCGGGCGCTGCGTTCTACGACGCGGCGGCGTTCCCGGCGTGGCGCGGCAGCCTCTTCGTCGGCGGGCTCGCCGGAGAGCACCTCGTTCGCCTCACGATCTCCGAGGATCGCGTCGTCGGCGAGGAGCGCCTCCTCACCGCCCGCCGCGCCCGCATCCGCGACGTGCGCGTCGGCCCGGCCGGCACGATCTTCGTGAGCGACGAGACGAACGGCCAGATCCTCGAGCTCGTCCCGCGCGGTTCTTGA
- a CDS encoding MmcQ/YjbR family DNA-binding protein, producing the protein MNAAQFRKLALSLPNTEEGSHMGHADFRVGGKIFASLTEDETKASFKLPLELQLTLIDDESFAGQFAPAAGAWGRSGWTYAHLAKVTATVMRALLEDAYTLVSKVTAKGKVAAKAKVAARGKGSAKGKGKGVAKGRVAAKSKVATPAKVAAKSAAPAKGAAPAKPKVAAPRRSR; encoded by the coding sequence ATGAACGCCGCCCAGTTCCGCAAGCTGGCCCTCTCGCTCCCGAACACGGAGGAGGGTTCGCACATGGGCCACGCGGACTTCCGCGTGGGCGGGAAGATCTTCGCAAGCCTGACCGAGGACGAGACGAAGGCGTCCTTCAAGCTCCCCCTCGAGCTCCAGCTGACGCTCATCGACGACGAGTCTTTCGCCGGCCAATTCGCCCCCGCCGCCGGCGCCTGGGGCCGCAGCGGCTGGACCTACGCCCACCTCGCAAAGGTCACGGCGACGGTGATGAGGGCCCTCCTCGAGGACGCATACACCCTCGTATCGAAGGTCACGGCGAAGGGGAAGGTCGCGGCGAAGGCGAAGGTCGCGGCGAGGGGGAAGGGCTCGGCGAAGGGGAAGGGGAAGGGCGTGGCGAAGGGGAGGGTCGCGGCGAAATCGAAGGTCGCGACGCCAGCGAAGGTCGCGGCGAAGAGTGCAGCACCGGCGAAGGGCGCGGCGCCGGCGAAGCCGAAGGTCGCGGCGCCGCGAAGGTCGCGGTGA
- a CDS encoding cyclic nucleotide-binding domain-containing protein, which produces MTREEVWRTVSNALRPTFGRMLDVRDVRRVRRVVGDAWVVTVVLAAPSGVLHVADLTVEDNGTMTPKLTADHVVEAARNAKKFVLAAVPDELADFGDAPSSESALSMLEELDAPIEAQIESALEKGDEASLHTARELLPRLLSDHDQQGATLFKMAEVEVKLGEPALARGYLEASAREFADRFDLPALEKAAAMELELIGREEFATSPVHTLLDQSRARLRPLDSVFDARSFAGLPEEVRTKLAAAMTLRTLAPGETLVAEGEPSKNVFVVKSGLLGVWLEKPEGGSWLVRCCFPGWLLGESSVMGTAESPRRCTATLKAERVSEVWTLPAAAVRAAMDEDLPFGLRIAQTKQMHRIDSFFSMHETMGQLDVQVRDEMLSCIQRLATFNEDTVILTANEIPDVACLVARGSIGLYEGEHQETPSNVIEPDTFYGVRDAIHRIAPPFDAVARAGSTIAFFDAARLQKLCERSPEQVVAVLERLG; this is translated from the coding sequence GTGACGCGTGAAGAGGTGTGGCGAACGGTCTCGAACGCGCTGCGTCCGACCTTCGGGCGTATGCTCGACGTGCGCGACGTGCGGCGCGTTCGACGGGTGGTGGGCGACGCGTGGGTCGTGACGGTGGTGCTGGCCGCGCCGAGCGGCGTCCTCCACGTCGCCGACCTGACGGTGGAGGACAACGGCACGATGACGCCGAAGCTCACCGCCGATCACGTCGTCGAGGCGGCGCGCAACGCGAAGAAGTTCGTGCTCGCGGCGGTGCCCGACGAGCTCGCCGACTTCGGCGACGCGCCGAGCAGCGAGAGCGCGCTCTCGATGCTCGAGGAGCTCGACGCGCCGATCGAGGCGCAGATCGAGTCCGCGCTCGAGAAGGGCGACGAGGCCTCGCTCCATACCGCGCGCGAGCTCCTGCCGCGGCTGCTCTCCGATCACGATCAGCAGGGCGCGACGCTCTTCAAGATGGCGGAGGTCGAGGTGAAGCTCGGCGAGCCCGCCCTCGCGCGCGGCTACCTCGAGGCGTCGGCGCGCGAGTTCGCGGACCGCTTCGATCTCCCGGCGCTGGAGAAGGCGGCGGCGATGGAGCTCGAGCTCATCGGCCGCGAGGAGTTCGCGACGTCGCCGGTGCACACGCTGCTCGACCAGAGCCGCGCGCGCCTGCGCCCGCTCGACTCGGTGTTCGACGCGCGCAGCTTCGCCGGCCTGCCGGAGGAGGTCCGCACGAAGCTCGCCGCCGCGATGACGCTGCGCACGCTCGCGCCGGGCGAGACGCTGGTGGCGGAGGGCGAGCCCTCGAAGAACGTGTTCGTCGTGAAGAGCGGCCTCCTCGGCGTGTGGCTCGAGAAGCCGGAGGGCGGGTCGTGGCTCGTCCGCTGCTGCTTCCCGGGCTGGCTCCTCGGCGAGTCGTCGGTCATGGGCACCGCCGAGTCCCCCCGGCGCTGCACCGCGACGCTGAAGGCGGAGCGCGTGAGCGAGGTGTGGACGCTCCCGGCCGCCGCGGTCCGCGCCGCGATGGACGAGGACCTGCCGTTCGGCCTCCGCATCGCGCAGACGAAGCAGATGCACCGCATCGACTCGTTCTTCTCGATGCACGAGACGATGGGCCAGCTCGACGTGCAGGTGCGGGACGAGATGCTCTCCTGCATCCAGCGCCTCGCGACCTTCAACGAGGACACCGTCATCCTGACCGCGAACGAGATCCCGGACGTGGCTTGCCTGGTCGCGCGCGGCTCGATCGGCCTCTACGAGGGCGAGCATCAGGAGACGCCGTCGAACGTGATCGAGCCGGACACGTTCTACGGCGTCCGCGACGCGATCCACCGCATCGCGCCCCCCTTCGACGCGGTCGCGCGCGCGGGCTCCACGATCGCGTTCTTCGACGCCGCGCGCCTGCAGAAGCTGTGCGAGCGGAGCCCCGAGCAGGTGGTGGCCGTGCTAGAGCGGCTGGGATGA
- a CDS encoding ATP-grasp domain-containing protein: MTHVVFIAPLFLETTNRYVEGFCNIEDITFSVISQDPASSIPRALRSRVTGHYRVSDPLDPEQLLVATRALGKGIGKVDRLVGVLEQLQIPMAHVRDELGIEGINGEVARNFRDKDRMKDVFREHGVPTAKSGLATSPEALRKFIDQVGYPVIVKPQAGLGTRGTYRITSAEDLAALEEQGVTPTQERPLQCEQFVVGAREHTCETVTVRGKPVWRSGTRYFPTPLEVLENAWMQYCVMLPREEDLPEFEKFAPINAAALDALFGRWAKTAAGTSLTHMEWFLREDGTALVNEVGARPPGVMIMPLMSIAHETDFFHDWARLMAVEEFTPKKRKWSAGAAFFRGQGRGDRIVSVEGIDKAIADAGDALVEFRTPKVGMARAAGYEGEGRATVRGATTEDVKNALISLVENVQIRYG; the protein is encoded by the coding sequence ATGACGCACGTGGTGTTCATCGCGCCGCTCTTCCTCGAGACGACGAACCGTTACGTCGAAGGCTTCTGCAACATCGAAGACATCACGTTCAGCGTGATCAGCCAGGACCCGGCGAGCTCGATCCCGCGCGCGCTCAGGTCGCGGGTGACGGGCCACTACCGCGTCAGCGACCCGCTCGATCCGGAGCAGCTCCTCGTCGCGACGCGCGCGCTCGGCAAGGGGATCGGCAAGGTCGACCGCCTCGTCGGCGTCCTCGAGCAGCTGCAGATCCCGATGGCCCACGTCCGCGACGAGCTCGGGATCGAGGGCATCAACGGCGAGGTCGCGCGGAACTTCCGCGACAAGGACCGGATGAAGGACGTCTTCCGCGAGCACGGCGTGCCGACCGCGAAGAGCGGCCTCGCGACGTCGCCCGAGGCGCTGCGGAAGTTCATCGACCAGGTCGGCTACCCCGTCATCGTGAAGCCGCAGGCCGGGCTCGGCACGCGCGGGACCTACCGCATCACGTCGGCGGAGGACCTCGCCGCGCTCGAGGAGCAGGGCGTGACGCCGACGCAAGAGCGGCCGCTCCAGTGCGAGCAGTTCGTCGTCGGCGCGCGCGAGCACACGTGCGAGACCGTCACCGTGCGCGGCAAGCCGGTGTGGCGCTCCGGGACGCGCTACTTCCCGACGCCGCTCGAGGTCCTCGAGAACGCGTGGATGCAGTACTGCGTGATGCTCCCGCGCGAGGAGGACCTCCCCGAGTTCGAGAAGTTCGCGCCGATCAACGCCGCCGCCCTCGACGCGCTCTTCGGGCGCTGGGCAAAGACCGCGGCCGGCACGTCGCTCACGCACATGGAGTGGTTCCTCCGCGAGGACGGCACCGCGCTCGTGAACGAGGTCGGCGCGCGTCCGCCCGGCGTCATGATCATGCCGCTCATGAGCATCGCGCACGAGACCGACTTCTTCCACGACTGGGCGCGCCTCATGGCGGTCGAGGAGTTCACGCCGAAGAAGCGGAAGTGGTCCGCCGGCGCCGCGTTCTTCCGCGGTCAGGGTCGCGGCGACCGCATCGTCAGCGTCGAGGGGATCGACAAGGCGATCGCCGACGCGGGCGACGCGCTCGTCGAGTTCCGCACGCCGAAGGTCGGCATGGCGCGAGCGGCCGGCTACGAGGGCGAGGGCCGCGCGACGGTGCGCGGCGCGACGACCGAGGACGTGAAGAACGCGCTCATCTCGCTCGTCGAGAACGTCCAGATCCGTTACGGCTGA
- a CDS encoding zinc-dependent peptidase gives MFRRFKRWLRERNPKPFPPEWNAIVERNVPLVAALPEEDRAELDKLVMTFLDEKHFEGAGGFEITDEVKVTIAAQACLLLIRRDTDVYPDLETILVYPSAYTAKSTRREGYVVIEERVDRLGESWDRGVVVLAWDSVQSGTTNTSDGHNVVLHEFAHQLDAEDGDMDGAPALHTRARYATWAAVLGAEYEDLVAKVHAGRGSDIDDYGATSPPEFFAVVTEMFFEKPRQLRARHPELYATFADFYQQDPAALLTRAPTADRADPPPSCRDGRPST, from the coding sequence GTGTTCCGCCGCTTCAAGCGCTGGCTGCGGGAGCGAAACCCGAAGCCGTTCCCGCCGGAGTGGAACGCGATCGTCGAGCGGAACGTGCCGCTCGTCGCCGCGCTGCCGGAGGAGGACCGCGCCGAGCTCGACAAGCTCGTGATGACGTTCCTCGACGAGAAGCACTTCGAGGGCGCGGGCGGCTTCGAGATCACGGACGAGGTGAAGGTCACGATCGCCGCGCAGGCGTGCCTCCTCCTCATCCGTCGCGACACCGACGTGTACCCGGACCTCGAGACGATCCTCGTCTACCCGAGCGCGTACACCGCCAAGTCGACGCGGCGCGAGGGCTACGTCGTGATCGAGGAGCGCGTCGATCGCCTCGGCGAGTCGTGGGACCGCGGCGTCGTCGTCCTCGCGTGGGACTCCGTCCAGAGCGGCACGACGAACACGAGCGACGGCCACAACGTGGTCCTCCACGAGTTCGCGCACCAGCTCGACGCCGAGGACGGCGACATGGACGGCGCGCCCGCCCTCCACACGCGCGCGCGCTACGCGACGTGGGCGGCGGTCCTCGGCGCCGAGTACGAGGACCTCGTCGCGAAGGTGCACGCCGGCCGCGGCTCCGACATCGACGACTACGGCGCGACGAGCCCGCCCGAGTTCTTCGCCGTCGTCACGGAGATGTTCTTCGAGAAGCCGCGACAGCTCCGGGCGAGGCACCCGGAGCTCTACGCGACGTTCGCCGACTTCTACCAGCAGGACCCCGCGGCGCTGCTCACGCGAGCGCCCACGGCTGATCGCGCGGACCCGCCGCCCAGTTGTCGTGACGGCCGTCCCAGTACGTGA
- a CDS encoding GFA family protein, with protein sequence METKTKHTGGCHCGAVRYEALLEASHASRCNCTVCMKTGVLGGIIRPHELVVLRGEDALATYEWGAKTSKRYFCKHCGVHCFGRGHLAELGGDFASVNYLTLDEVDPIDVRVTYWDGRHDNWAAGPRDQPWALA encoded by the coding sequence ATGGAAACCAAGACGAAGCACACGGGCGGTTGTCACTGCGGCGCGGTTCGGTACGAGGCGCTCCTCGAGGCATCACACGCCAGCCGCTGCAACTGCACCGTCTGCATGAAGACGGGCGTGCTCGGCGGCATCATCAGGCCGCACGAGCTGGTGGTCCTCCGGGGCGAGGACGCGCTCGCGACCTACGAGTGGGGCGCGAAGACCTCGAAGCGCTACTTCTGCAAGCACTGCGGCGTTCACTGCTTCGGCCGCGGTCACCTCGCCGAGCTCGGCGGCGACTTCGCGTCGGTGAACTACCTCACCCTCGACGAGGTCGACCCGATCGACGTGCGCGTCACGTACTGGGACGGCCGTCACGACAACTGGGCGGCGGGTCCGCGCGATCAGCCGTGGGCGCTCGCGTGA
- a CDS encoding SGNH/GDSL hydrolase family protein, giving the protein MYPSNTYILFLLVFLIAGCSSKKEAPDGTAASASASPLVAVPPVVDAAPPPSPEPPEPPKIAKKHLRVLHTGDSMVGGGLSRALGPKFVADGAKYFRDVIESGTIHDFSQNDHLPKLLASTKPDLIVISLGANHVPHFIDIEKEIGPYVPKLIKRVEKIDCIWVAPPIWKPHQQKFNDWLKDHVAPCKFYDATSEERHLEIARREDKIHPNEKGGEVWADDFWKFYKEGEGQFFLLPDAGAAAP; this is encoded by the coding sequence GTGTATCCTTCCAACACCTACATCTTGTTTTTGCTCGTGTTTCTGATCGCGGGCTGCTCGTCGAAGAAGGAGGCGCCCGACGGGACGGCGGCGTCGGCGTCGGCTTCTCCTCTTGTTGCGGTCCCGCCCGTCGTCGATGCCGCACCGCCTCCGTCGCCGGAGCCGCCGGAGCCGCCGAAGATCGCGAAGAAGCACCTCCGCGTGCTCCACACCGGCGACTCGATGGTCGGCGGCGGGCTCTCGCGCGCGCTCGGACCGAAGTTCGTCGCCGACGGCGCGAAGTACTTCCGCGACGTCATCGAGAGCGGGACGATCCACGATTTCTCGCAGAACGATCACCTGCCGAAGCTCCTCGCGAGCACGAAGCCGGACCTCATCGTCATCAGCCTCGGCGCGAACCACGTCCCGCATTTCATCGACATCGAAAAGGAAATCGGGCCGTACGTGCCGAAGCTCATCAAGCGCGTCGAGAAGATCGACTGCATCTGGGTCGCCCCCCCGATCTGGAAGCCGCACCAGCAGAAGTTCAACGACTGGCTCAAGGACCACGTCGCGCCCTGCAAGTTCTACGACGCGACGAGCGAGGAGCGGCACCTCGAGATCGCGCGCCGCGAGGACAAGATCCATCCGAACGAGAAGGGCGGCGAGGTCTGGGCCGACGACTTCTGGAAGTTCTACAAGGAGGGCGAGGGCCAGTTCTTCCTCCTGCCCGACGCGGGCGCCGCCGCGCCCTGA
- a CDS encoding glycoside hydrolase family 104 protein — MMTKTLFSLGLTSALFLAGCTIPAEEVEEDVDSTEAELSAPTCAPSIAAGAVAAKHKAMLNTIAFTEGTAGTCGQDGYNTMYTHRCFSSCNRHPNIAITGGGWTSTAAGRYQFLNRTWNTLGYSTFNPKNQDLGAMKLISRRGVTLPTTRALTATEFSNTMKKISYEWASLPFSPYGQPTVSLSRTRAKYCSFAGC; from the coding sequence ATGATGACCAAGACCCTGTTCAGCCTCGGCTTGACGTCCGCGCTGTTCCTCGCGGGCTGCACCATCCCGGCGGAGGAGGTCGAGGAAGACGTCGACTCGACCGAAGCAGAGCTCTCCGCGCCGACGTGCGCGCCGTCGATCGCCGCCGGCGCCGTAGCCGCGAAGCACAAGGCGATGCTCAACACGATCGCCTTCACGGAGGGCACCGCCGGCACGTGCGGGCAGGACGGGTACAACACGATGTACACGCACCGCTGCTTCTCGAGCTGCAACCGCCACCCCAACATCGCGATCACCGGCGGCGGATGGACGTCGACGGCGGCGGGCCGTTACCAGTTCCTCAACCGGACCTGGAACACGCTCGGCTACTCGACCTTCAACCCGAAGAACCAGGACCTCGGCGCGATGAAGCTCATCTCGCGCCGCGGCGTGACGCTCCCGACGACGCGCGCCCTCACCGCGACCGAGTTCTCCAACACGATGAAGAAGATCTCGTACGAGTGGGCGTCGCTGCCCTTCTCACCGTACGGTCAGCCGACGGTGAGCCTCTCCCGGACGCGCGCGAAGTACTGCTCGTTCGCCGGCTGCTAG